The following are encoded together in the Thunnus albacares chromosome 7, fThuAlb1.1, whole genome shotgun sequence genome:
- the LOC122985251 gene encoding myosin heavy chain, fast skeletal muscle-like gives MSTDAEMAIYGKAAIYLRKPEKERIEAQSKPFDAKTACYVADAKELYLKATILKKEGGKVTVKVLDTEEEKTVKEDDVCPMNPPKFDKIEDMVMMTHLNEASVLYNLKERYAAWMIYTYSGLFCATVNPYKWLPVYDAEVVSAYRGKKRMEAPPHIFSVSDNAYQFMLCDRENQSVLITGESGAGKTVNTKRVIQYFATISVGGDKKKDTGKMQGSLEDQIIAANPLLEAYGNAKTVRNDNSSRFGKFIRIHFGTSGKLASADIETYLLEKSRVTFQLPDERGYHIFYQMMTNHKPELIEMSLISTNPYDFPMISMGQITVASIDDKEELDATDNAIDILGFSNEEKMSIYKMTGAVIHHGNMKFKQKQREEQAEPDGTEDADKVAYLLGLNSADMLKALCYPRVKVGNEFVTKGQTVPQVLNSVTALAKSIYERMFLWMVIRINQMLDTKQPRQFFIGVLDIAGFEIFDFNTLEQLCINFTNEKLQQFFNHHMFVLEQEEYKKEGIIWEFIDFGMDLAACIELIEKPMGIFSILEEECMFPKATDTSFKNKLYDQHLGKNKAFEKPKPAKGKAEAHFSLVHYAGTVDYNICGWLDKNKDPLNESVLQLYQKSSVKLLALLYPPAVAEGMTLTTVN, from the exons ATGAGTACAGACGCGGAAATGGCCATTTATGGCAAAGCTGCCATTTATCTCCGTAaaccagagaaggagagaattGAGGCTCAAAGCAAACCATTTGATGCCAAGACAGCCTGCTATGTGGCCGATGCCAAAGAGCTGTACCTGAAGGCAACAATACTCAAGAAAGAGGGTGGCAAAGTCACCGTCAAAGTCCTGGACACAGAGGAG GAGAAGACAGTTAAAGAAGATGACGTCTGTCCAATGAACCCTCCCAAATTCGACAAAATTGAGGACATGGTCATGATGACCCATCTCAATGAAGCCTCTGTCTTGTATAACCTTAAAGAGCGTTATGCAGCATGGATGATCTAC ACCTACTCTGGGTTGTTCTGCGCCACTGTGAACCCCTACAAGTGGCTCCCAGTGTACGATGCTGAAGTTGTAAGTGCCTATAGAGGCAAGAAGCGTATGGAGGCTCCACCCCAcatcttctctgtctctgacaaCGCTTATCAGTTCATGCTTTGTG ataGGGAGAACCAGTCTGTCTTGATCAC TGGAGAATCTGGTGCTGGAAAGACTGTGAACACCAAGCGTGTCATCCAGTACTTTGCAACAATCTCAGTTGGTGGAGACAAGAAGAAGGACACAGGAAAGATGCAG GGGTCACTGGAGGATCAGATTATTGCAGCCAATCCCTTGCTGGAGGCCTATGGTAATGCCAAAACTGTGAGAAATGACAACTCTTCTCGTTTT GGTAAATTCATCAGAATCCATTTTGGAACATCTGGCAAATTGGCTAGTGCTGATATTGAGACAT ATCTGCTGGAGAAGTCTAGAGTGACATTCCAGCTTCCTGATGAGAGAGGCTACCACATCTTCTACCAGATGATGACCAACCACAAGCCTGAGCTGATTG AAATGTCACTCATTTCAACCAACCCCTATGACTTCCCCATGATCAGCATGGGTCAGATCACAGTGGCCAGCATTGATGACAAAGAGGAGCTGGATGCCACCGAT AATGCTATTGATATCCTGGGCTTCAGTAATGAGGAGAAGATGAGCATCTATAAAATGACTGGTGCTGTCATCCACCATGGTAACATGAAGTTCAAGCAGAAGCAGCGTGAGGAGCAGGCTGAGCCTGATGGCACAGAGG ATGCTGACAAGGTTGCTTACTTGTTGGGTCTAAACTCCGCTGACATGCTGAAGGCTCTGTGCTATCCCAGAGTGAAGGTCGGAAATGAGTTTGTCACCAAGGGACAGACTGTACCTCAG gTGCTGAACTCAGTGACTGCCCTTGCAAAGTCTATCTATGAGAGGATGTTCTTGTGGATGGTCATCCGTATCAACCAGATGTTGGACACTAAACAGCCCAGGCAGTTCTTCATTGGTGTCCTGGATATTGCTGGCTTTGAAATCTTTGAT TTCAACACATTGGAACAGCTGTGCATTAACTTCACCAATGAGAAATTGCAGCAGTTCTTCAACCACCACATGTTTGTGCTGGAGCAAGAAGAGTACAAGAAGGAGGGCATTATCTGGGAGTTCATTGACTTTGGCATGGACTTGGCTGCCTGTATTGAGCTGATTGAAAAG CCCATGGGCATCTTCTCCATCCTTGAAGAGGAGTGCATGTTCCCCAAGGCCACGGACACATCCTTCAAGAACAAGCTGTATGACCAGCATCTTGGCAAAAATAAAGCATTTGAGAAGCCAAAGCCAGCCAAGGGCAAGGCTGAGGCCCACTTCTCCCTGGTGCACTATGCTGGTACTGTGGACTACAATATCTGTGGCTGGCTTGACAAGAACAAGGACCCACTGAATGAGTCTGTCCTGCAGCTGTACCAGAAGTCCTCAGTTAAACTTTTGGCTCTTCTGTATCCTCCTGCTGTTGCTGAGGGTATGACATTAACAACAGtaaactaa